The following proteins are co-located in the Trichomycterus rosablanca isolate fTriRos1 chromosome 14, fTriRos1.hap1, whole genome shotgun sequence genome:
- the casp3a gene encoding caspase-3a isoform X1 produces MSDNTEQNEGANGDCACVVNEDTPDAGKAIAEGGGGEPMQVDAKPRSRSHRYNLNLPCIGHCVIINNKNFQKSTGMNQRNGTDVDAGNAMKVFGKLGYRVKVYNDQTVEQIKKTLMAVAKVDHRSCASFVCVLLSHGDEGVFFGTDGAVELKVLTSLFRGDRCVSLVGKPKLFFIQACRGTDLDPGIEADSNSDDAPVRIPVEADFLYAYSTAPGYYSWRNTMTGSWFIQSLCEMLAEHGRELELMHILARVNHKVAYDFESASNMPGFNARKQIPCIVSMLTKEMYFTP; encoded by the exons TGCGGGAAAAGCTATTGCTGAAGGAGGTGGTGGAGAACCCATGCAGGTGGATGCTAAACCTCGTTCACGTAGCCACAGATACAACCTGAACCTGCCCTGTATTGGTCACTGCGTCATCATTAACAACAAGAACTTCCAAAAAAGCACAG GCATGAACCAGCGCAACGGTACAGACGTCGATGCCGGCAACGCCATGAAGGTGTTCGGAAAGCTTGGCTACAGAGTGAAGGTGTATAACGACCAGACAGTGGAGCAGATTAAAAAGACTTTAATGGCAG ttGCCAAGGTCGACCACAGGAGCTGTGCATCGTTTGTATGCGTGTTGCTGAGTCATGGAGATGAGGGTGTATTTTTCGGGACAGATGGTGCAGTGGAGCTAAAGGTTCTAACGAGCCTGTTCAGAGGGGACCGATGCGTCTCACTAGTGGGCAAACCGAAACTCTTCTTCATACAG gCCTGCAGAGGGACGGACTTGGATCCTGGTATTGAGGCTGACAGTAACTCAGATGACGCACCAGTAAGAATCCCAGTCGAGGCCGACTTCCTTTATGCATATTCAACAgcaccag GCTACTACTCCTGGAGGAACACCATGACTGGTTCGTGGTTCATCCAGTCACTGTGCGAGATGTTGGCTGAACACGGCAGGGAACTGGAGCTGATGCACATCCTCGCCCGCGTCAACCACAAGGTGGCGTACGACTTCGAGTCTGCCTCCAACATGCCCGGCTTCAACGCCAGGAAGCAGATCCCCTGTATCGTCTCCATGCTCACCAAAGAGATGTACTTTACTCCTTAA
- the casp3a gene encoding caspase-3a isoform X2 — protein sequence MQVDAKPRSRSHRYNLNLPCIGHCVIINNKNFQKSTGMNQRNGTDVDAGNAMKVFGKLGYRVKVYNDQTVEQIKKTLMAVAKVDHRSCASFVCVLLSHGDEGVFFGTDGAVELKVLTSLFRGDRCVSLVGKPKLFFIQACRGTDLDPGIEADSNSDDAPVRIPVEADFLYAYSTAPGYYSWRNTMTGSWFIQSLCEMLAEHGRELELMHILARVNHKVAYDFESASNMPGFNARKQIPCIVSMLTKEMYFTP from the exons ATGCAGGTGGATGCTAAACCTCGTTCACGTAGCCACAGATACAACCTGAACCTGCCCTGTATTGGTCACTGCGTCATCATTAACAACAAGAACTTCCAAAAAAGCACAG GCATGAACCAGCGCAACGGTACAGACGTCGATGCCGGCAACGCCATGAAGGTGTTCGGAAAGCTTGGCTACAGAGTGAAGGTGTATAACGACCAGACAGTGGAGCAGATTAAAAAGACTTTAATGGCAG ttGCCAAGGTCGACCACAGGAGCTGTGCATCGTTTGTATGCGTGTTGCTGAGTCATGGAGATGAGGGTGTATTTTTCGGGACAGATGGTGCAGTGGAGCTAAAGGTTCTAACGAGCCTGTTCAGAGGGGACCGATGCGTCTCACTAGTGGGCAAACCGAAACTCTTCTTCATACAG gCCTGCAGAGGGACGGACTTGGATCCTGGTATTGAGGCTGACAGTAACTCAGATGACGCACCAGTAAGAATCCCAGTCGAGGCCGACTTCCTTTATGCATATTCAACAgcaccag GCTACTACTCCTGGAGGAACACCATGACTGGTTCGTGGTTCATCCAGTCACTGTGCGAGATGTTGGCTGAACACGGCAGGGAACTGGAGCTGATGCACATCCTCGCCCGCGTCAACCACAAGGTGGCGTACGACTTCGAGTCTGCCTCCAACATGCCCGGCTTCAACGCCAGGAAGCAGATCCCCTGTATCGTCTCCATGCTCACCAAAGAGATGTACTTTACTCCTTAA